TGTTACAAATTTTAATGCTAActattaaagttaaatatatatctaaatatatagTAGCAAATATGCATAGATTTATAAGGACAGGATAAAGGAATACTCACATATTCGTTGACGGTGACATTTTTTTGGTAACATGGGTTAAAATTAATACCATCATTACGACCAAGTTACATATATTCAAACAATCATAACTTTTAGTTGTCCACAGTACATACAGTTTTAACACGTAAAAAATTCATTATtgctttcaaaaaaaatgaaatcattgtGAACTGATGTTAAGATTATTCAATCTTATAATGAccataaatgaatatttcatcaTGACTTAAAGACCTGATCAAAAGGCCATCTTCCTTGGCAACACCAACTTCATTCTCCTTAACAACAAACTCCATGACAAGACCAGCTTCATTCTCGACAACAAGCTCCAAGGCAACACTATTAGTTTTCCGAGTATTTAATAACAATTGAATCAAGGAGCCTTAAAGAAGAAACATACTGGCCATGTCCTTGTAATTAGATAAGAGGGGCGTACTCActtcaaaatatgcaaatatatttactACATTTCCGAAGAGTCACTGGAGACAGGTGGCGGCACTCTTAAAAGGGAACTTTGTGGTGTATATGTTATTATGCAGAATGAATATGGAATTAAGAAGATGGACATATTAATATTGCTGTAACACACACAAATTGAGCCAGCAGCGAGGGGTTTCGAGGTATATGGGCGGTGGTTGTTCTGGACTCAATTATAAAGTACATAGTCCGCAAATATCATGTTTCTCTTGAAAAAAGAGCCAGGATGTCCAAATTTTATAGTAGCATCTTCATGTACTCTGCCAATTAATTTTACCAAAGCCATCTTAAGAATGTTATTTAAGAAGTCCCAAGTTTATGAAATACAAGTCCAAGTTGATAGACACATGATAACATCATTAAACTTCATCTCCTTTAAGCCTTATATCCTTACAAAGCCAAAATTATCTTAAGCCATTGAAAAAATGTTTCCCATGTAATTTAAGGTTGATACAGAGTCATTTTCAAATGCACATACATTAAGATAATCTTTGAATGCTTGTACGAACTTGGAACATTTCTCTTGTTTTTTGATAAACTTAGCACTAGATTAAAAACCTACACAGAGTAGATGTTTACCATATTTTCACATGAAGACCACCAGTGACTTTAATCACAGGCTTCTCCCACTTTTTCCAAGAGAAACTGCTGGTATAAGTAacagaaattttgtataaaattgcaTATTTGTTGGAAATAGTATaaaaccctagaaaaaaatggaaCACTGTAAATAACAatgatgtaaaatgtaaaatttcaaatacaatattgtttgtatatgacatacaatgtattctttttttttctttcaaacaattctAATTTTATCCTGATTGAAAATGAGGCATGTATTTATCAAGACTGTAACTTGAATACTTTTGAGTATcccaaaaaaaaatctccaaataTTTACACCTTGTAGTAGGACCAAGGAATTATGCTTAACACACAAAACACCAAACTTTATTGCTTTGGTTTCTTAACCTTTGctgtatttttcttacttttgaaaGAATAGTGTTTGTAAAGAATTTTCTTTGACATGCATTATCTTGTTACATGTTTTGTCTTTGACAGCAAAATGATTTCGAAGAAAATGAATTAAACTATAACTAAGTCTACGGTCTCACAAACTCGTCATTTTCCTTCCTTTCAGATGAAATGCACAAGATAGAAAAGATAGATGTTCCTGTCATAAACAACTACTTCATGTATAATATTCCTGATATGGGGACAATCACTGCTTCCCAATGTAGATTCCTCATACATGTACAGATGATCGATTTAGACTACTGTCCAGCAAGGCAAATGTAAGAGACAGCTGTTTTATCCACAGCGCCATATATTCAGTTCTACATCCTTCAATATCTTAGATCATTGTACGTGTATTTAAGGTAAGTTTCAAGTGAAACAAGGAGACATATACATGATGATGTATAATAGTAACCaaaacaaaatgcatgtcaaaaAAATATTCTGTACAATGCTTAAAATTTTCTCAATGAAGTCACACACTTAAGTCACcagttttaattatatatatggtcaaaattttataaaaacaatttggCCTATAGGAATGTACATAGTAAAATGAGAAGTTAACACTCACATAACAGTCTTCTAAACAACAAGACTGCTAGTGATAAAACTTGTTCTGTGTTTCACAGAAATTTCTAAATAACTTATAAGACTTGTTTAAAATCAATTCATCAAATTTCTACCATAACAAGTTAACACTCACATTTCATGTGAAATCTAAACTGATCAATGCATGAAACAGTTTTACAgcaaaaaacatttaacaacttttaaatacacgtcaaatatcaaaattttgctTGGAAGAACTTCTTTGCCAAATGATATATTCATTCCTATATATAAATGAGTAagcaaaaaatgttaaaaacatcaTCAAACTTTGGTGTACAGGCATGTACAAAGTCAGCAGATTTCTATatcgttttattaaaaaaaaatgcactataatatataaatatatatatattactagtACTTTAACCGTGCTTTAATAATGTGAACAAAATGCATGTGACCAAACTTTTGCCAAAGCTTGAATACAGAAATGccttaaaattgaatttaaaaatctTCACTTAACCCTGTATGACCGGAAAAACAATTCTTTTCAATCCTGGCTTCAAAGTATACAAATGTAACATAATTTTCCCGACCATAGGCATACAAGTCCATTTCCAGCATAAACTTAATTACAACGAAAATCTATAAAGAATTAAAATGTGACATAAAATGAGACAATTTAAGGAATGGTTCAAATGAGCAACTAATCTTTGTAGAGACAGAATCTTGCTATTGTTCAAGTGGATAGgatgtttttatcttttgtttacaTAGAGCAGATATGTATATTCTTTCTTGTATCTTGAGTAAGATAAAGTCTTCCATTACAATGGATAACAATGCCAAAATTTAAATATGTCTGCTAgttatgaaaattgaaatatgttttcctTAATTAATAAATCTCACTATATTATAACTtgacttgtctgaaaactgcagcTTTCCGTTCAAGTGGTTTTACCTAAAATACCCAGAGccgatttatattttgtatgttttgtttttacagcATCATTGCTTTGTAAGATAGAATGAACTCACAGCCACAATAACGTCTCAAAACATTTCAACTGGAAGCTATAAATGTTTCAtggctttgctgtattaattatTCATGTTTTCGATTACCACTATATTATTCTTTAATGACGTgattattttcaatcaaatcaaGAACAGCTGATTGCCCAAACTTATTAGAAAAATAATGTCATGCAATAGGAACaacaagaaataataagttcacatgaaaaaaaaaacaaaaaaaaacagaactgcACAATAAGTTTCGAACTTAGGTTAAATATACATTCTGAACTGAAGACAACCAAAGTTATGATCATTTTGCTGACCAGTTTCTGAAATATCGAGCCCAAAATAACGTAAAATAAGTACAACACAGATGCAATACATGACTCAAAGATAAAATAagggaaaacaacaaaaatcatgaacacaaaaaaaaaaatctgagacAGTTATCAATATGTGTAACCATGCCGTAATGTACAGGTTAACATTACATGTATATCCAAAACATATATGTGTCAAGTGCAAGTAAATTGCCATTTGAACAGAAAAGTCAATGATATGCTCTCGCTTGATATAAGTAACCAATGATAAGTTTTGATATAtggtaaaaatgacaaaattttcctTCACATATTCCATTTTGTATGACTGGGCTATATTATGAACATCTATAGTAACTATCATACCTATTATGCAATACCTGCTACTAGGAGAACTTTTGAACGTTacagataaatttgaaaatttaaaaatattaatttgaacattactgaatataaaatttgaacatattttccAGTATGCACAACGCTTAATCTCAACTTTTCAGTATCTGAATATCTTTGTTGCATAAATCTGAGCTTATAAGAAAACGAGTAaaaactaaatgatttttttttaacatgtacatCTAAAGCATATTGAACTTACATTGATTAAAGCTTTGTTAAAatgtacatttgagccgcgccatgagaaaaccaacatagtaggtttgcgaccagcatggatccagaccagcctgcgcatacgcgcagcagtctggtcaggatccatgctgttcgctttcaaagcctattgctattggagaaactgttagtgaacagcatggatcctgaccagactgcgcggatgcgcaggctggtctggatccatgctggtcgcaaacccactatgttggttttcacatgacgcggctcatttaaatATTTGTACTAGGAGATTCAGTTATGAGACAGCGGCAATGTACGTTATCAATTTCCGAGAAAATTGTTCGCCTAATGAATCTATCAAACAATTAATCTTTCGCCTAAAGAGTACaaatcaatgtttttgttgctatGACGATATGTCTCCTCACTCATTAAAGTGTAAAACCATGGCTGAACCCAGACATGAACATGTTCAGTGtcgtttaatcaatttatataacaAGCACTGAAATTAGCTTTAAAGCAAACAGAAGCAACACAATACTAAgataaacaaaaaggaaaaatcaATCTAAAATTATTGTCtaaattaatcaataaagaacaaattatctaaaataaatcTAACAGTTAGGCAATCGTCCATATTTTAACTCCCAATTTTTCTtccttttacatatattttataatgttcaGATGATATGTtctcaaatatataattttccaCCTAAACTGATTTATAGAACATGCAAATATATTATGGTGTTGAAATCAATGAAACTGCCGAAATTTACAAAATCcgcaaatatttaacaaaacacaCATTTCTAACACCTTTATCTTGAAGAATTTCATCTGAAACATGATTCGTTTTTTTCTCCTGAAATTTGAATCAAAATGTGACAAATTTCTGTAATTACTGATATGAAACCActaaatgaaaatgtgttttaaaataaaattgtgtgtGTGTAAAAATACATTGGGGGATAAATCACAACTCtataataaataagaaaaaaaaaaacaacttaccaTAAATATGTATACAACAAAAACTCAGTTGGCCACCAATCTTATTGCAGCCAACTGAAAGCTCGTGTATCAATTAGACAATTCTCACTAAACTTACAATACTCACAAATTAGTAAAATGTgattaaaattaaacatacaattataaccttatttcaaaaatattaaataaatataatttaaaatgtaacataagaTTTTACAAGctggttttgttttaaaaaaaaacccggaCTATGATATAACCCATATAAAGATTAAAATATGTGCCATGGTTTtggattttatcaaaatatatttggtGTAACAAATACTTGTTTATAAAATAAGTTTTCTACAGTACTGGAATTCATTTGATTGtgcattcaaaatattttacacatgTCACCGACAGTGGATTTCTAAATAATCTTAAAAATTCCGTAACTGAATTAACTACGTTATATCCTGAGcaagttcaaaataaaaattccaaaTATACAGATAAAATTGTATCTATCTGATACAATACAACTATTGTCAGTCCCATGTGTAAAATGTCTCAAtgctcgtttttttttaaatctctaaTTCTGCAGCACATTTCATAGACAGAGTGACGCTGGTTGCTATAGAAATATCTGACCCATTGTTACCATGGTGATTCAATATTGCACAGACCTCTGAGATTCTTTATAAAAAAAGCTGCTGCATTTTTTTCTCcccttatataaaatataatatcatgATTATTATGCAATGTGTAATACTCCACATGATAAAAACAATGTCCTTGACTAGAGATTACCATGGCAACGGACATAATATCTCCATAGCAACCAATCATCACCTTTGCAACAATTGACTAGATAGGTTTAGAAAACCTGATTCAAGCCCTAAGAGTTACATCatcttcattttgtttgttttaaatgacaCTTGCAGCACTCGGTTGCCAAGGGCGAATCCATTTAGACTCTGTATTGCCATCAGGGCTTCATCGTAGTTGGTCATGGTTACAAACCCGAATCCCTTGCATTTCTGTGTTTGAAAGTCCCTTATTACTTTCACGCTCTGTACAGCCCCGAAGGGACCAAACAACTGCCATAGGACATTCTCCTCTGTCTCAGGGGCCAAGTTGTACACAAATATACACCAGCCAGCTCCTGTGATCGCATTACTCTGTGTGGAGGGGGTCGTTGGTAGAATTGTACTTGTTCCAAGCAGACTGCTTTCTAAGGGAGAATACCTGTAATAGAAAAATACACTAAGTTACCTTCTTCctcaaaaattcatttcatttcttacCAAAAACtcaaaagttacaaaacatgACGCTTAAAGAGGCTTTAAATGAAAATACCGAGAAAACCAGCGCTGGTCTCATGAAGTATTTGTTATGACTTCAGGCAGTCTTGTAACAGGATAAGAAAGACATTTCACTAAAACTGTAGAGAAGTTAGAAACTGATTTCATCTTTTTAATCAGTTAGCAATGTCATATACTGGGCAGGAAAACTTGAGTTCACACTGACAAGAGAATGGATTACTCTCCCATGAACATAAATGATTTCAGAGTATCTGGAATTATTTCAATCTGATTCTATTTCTTCACTAACTGTAATCTGAATGTACACAACAGTCATAAAATGAACATGAAAAACTGGATATGCTCCACCAGGAAGCTTTACCACTCGGGTTCAAGGACCTTATCTATTATATGTAATCTGTGAACATAGAATATTTCTTGAATTTCCCTACAGGAGGCATGGAATCATTGCCTGATTCACATCTATATGACTCACTGTCTTCAATGAACTCTTAttcattgattttgaaaattgttcataATCAATTCAtgtgtaaagttttcagcaagtAAACATGGCTGCATAAAAGTACAACATTGTGTCAATTTCAAGAAAATAAGGTGAATTGGGGACATACCAAAATCagatatgagctgcaccatgagaaaaccaacatagtacatttgcgaccagcatggatccagaccagcttgcgcatccgcgcagtctggtctggttccatgctggtcgcaaaagcataagttggttttcacatggcgcaaCTCATATGATTTCAAAGACGAGGTAATGCATAAGATACCGGTAATAACTATATTCAAGGTTTCAACACCTCTGCATGCGGAGAGGGGAATAGGTTCAGAGTAACTGAACCACAATTTAGCTTCCACTGAAAAAGATGAAGACTTTAAAACATGTACAAAGTGCTGACAGTTATCAATACTACAGATGCTGTAGCTAATTCAACCAGTTTCTTTAAGATCTACAAAATTTAGATTGATATCTAACTCCAGGTATCAACAGAGGCCTTGAGGCAGTTGCAGACTTCTTGTGTTAGAATTTCCCCCATTCTATCTCTGTCCAATTTTACTAGTACTTTTCCTCCACTAACCCATTGAGAGGGCAACAGCGATTATTTATTATCTTACTTTCAAAGCCTCAACCAGTCAGagatataaattaatatatagtATACCTGGCTATATCGAACAATTACAACAAATTACTGGCTCTTTGATAATTTACACAAAAAAGTATCTATTTTAAAATCACCTCAATCTAGATATTACAATATTGCCGGTTGCTATGACAACAAAAAGCCTAATAAAACTCCTCTAGAGAATTGATGAAGAGGAAGCAAATGTGAACACGTGGGGGTGACGTTATTATGATCTAATCTTTCATACAACTctcataatttttttatatatgatgaGGTAATGGGAAGTTTTGCACTATTTACTAGCAATATTTCACCAGATATTTGCAAACTGTCTGTGTTCATGGTTTGGTCATTTACAGCCCCTTCACATGAATCAACCTTAAGGGCTGCCTTATTGCCTTGGGTAGGTAAAAGTGGAGTGCGTGCAAGCAAAATATCATACTCAGTTGCCGGACAGGCATGTGAAATATATAAGTAAAAAAATGCAGTTGCCGTATAGGCAAGTGCTCTTCATAATGCAAGTTTTCCTTAAAACTGACCATACAttagaactattattttattattccCCTTTGCTCAACTGCCTTGCCaatcccccacccccatccccccaTAACTGGCTGCAGGTCCCCTTCCGCTCTTTGTGAAAATATCTTCCAGGGTTTCTCACCAAAAAAGTAAAACTGTAACACCCTGCTTTGTGGCTGTTGGAATGTGAGAGGTCAATCAATGAAGTAATTGTTTCAGTACAAGTCAAAAGCTGTATCTAGTCAGTCACACAGAACTTTCAAGGTTTGTTCAATCAGTCTGTATGACTGGACTGCTTGTGTAGAAAAATGTATCATTGCCTACATTTATTACATACAGGTACCTTCACACTTCCcctttttaaatacattaaattacattttatatatttaaattgatATAAGGTCTAGTATCATCATCATcttaatattttctgaatttgtaaggtctgataaaaaaacaagaagTAGTCCTAAAGAGGGTGACTGATTAGGCTTACAACAATTCAGAAAACACCAAGCCAATGACTAGTAATAAGTAGGAAATTACAGTCAGCAGTGTCTTAATCTGGATGTCTTGTATCCCACCTTATTGGTTGTGTTACTTTTTGTATCTCCCTTGACCTTTGGACTCAATACGGACAGCAGAGTGTAATATCCCAgagttttttctagctaatttgggaacatagcctatacccccaaaattgggaattttaatgcgtaaatgttccaaattgggaaatatttagtgccataggatatagtaaggatgtgtttaagcactttctcatacacttgtttcacattgtacaacctcgtTAACATACTTCCatcacaaaattgtccataatttggtcaatcttagtgcaattttgatgaaatttttttcagaatgtagattgggaatttatgcactcattttgggaaaaatacatactttttggcattgggaatataaccaaataacggctataaaaacggccaaaaaaaaaaccctgtatcATTTTCATCTCATGTTATAAAACTGAAACAGCTTTTGAAGGATACTagtgtttaatatatataaagtttctTAGAACTGTTGAAATTCATATTTGTGGCTGTGTTAAGATGAGATTTGCAAATGAGGAAATGCACTTTTCTGCCCATGGAATTTTCACGAATTCTTGCAATCAACACAGCTTAAATCCTTATCTAGCTATCTTATGTTGTATATAGCAGGTAACAAAAGGTTTTCAAACTGATTAACCCAAggaagctttttttttcaaagttcttGCTTAAAGTTTCCCCCCTTAAATACAAGAATGATAACTTGTTTTACCATAAAACATCAGAAACAgaatttaaactcatgaaaataGTTATGTTCATTTTTATTACCATGACAGAGAAGATATTTGTCTGATTTACACACCATTAGCATTCACTAATTCAATGAAATGTTCGGAGAACGAGTTACAGTTTTTATTATTCAAAGCAGACAAATCTTCTTCAGCTATCTTATTTCGCCTTAATATCAGCTtaagttttcttgaaattttgctGACAATGTGTCAGTCCCCACAAGGACTAAGTATCACATTCAAGCATGACTGACCAAGCATACATGATGAAGGCTGAGTGCAGAGCTACTGTATCTTAATCTTTACTTACATATAGTTTTGCGCTCAGTCTTTGAATTGAGCCAATTTTGAAAGAACACTCAGATAAtcccatttttcttttacaaagCTCTTAATCTTCCAGTTACGGCACTGAAAGATTTATTTTCGACAGAACATTggtctttctttttttctaggaAAATACTTTACGAGGCAACAtcacaatttgaaataaacaacATATCTCTGAATCTAATCTGAGGAGATAATGTTATTCTTTGAGTCAACATGAAATCTCCTTAGAGATGCTCTAGCAATCATACAAATTAATGAAATTTGGACATCAATTTTATCTTGTCCGATCAAATTAAGGTTTCTATCGGCAGCTGTGTGTTAAATGAGAATATAGGGATAAATTCTACATGGTAAAATGACTGTTTTGTAAGAAATGAGACTTCTGCACATAAGAGATAAATGTCTCTCAGCACGAAAAATGTCTATCTGGCATGTCTCGTCTAGACTGTCTCGAACACTGTTTGTTACTTATTTCTATGTCCTATGACGTATTCAAATGATTATGAAACCAACTAAAACTGAGACAAGTACCTCTTCACTGTTTGTGGCAAGCTCACATTTCCATGATAAATGACTATATGACTGATTACAATATTAACGCCTCTTAGATGTGCTCTTATACAAGCAtaggaatgaaaataaaattttatttttatatccttcaattacaaaatacaaatagTTATTCTGTTTTGACATTTAAGTCCAAATTTCATCCCAAATATCTATTACAATTTTAAAACCTGTCAAGTACAACAACTTCTGGACCTTAGATAATTGCAAAGTACccataaaaagtttgtttttttttttggacagaaAAGTAGTATTTCTAAGAAAATGgtataaaaattattattatttctaagaAACAGTCTTCTTACATGACTATGTTACATCAAGAACACTGTTACAGAAACCAGATCTCTGGACTGGAATACTACATCTTAATTACCTTTTCCTTTAGAAAAGGATTATACAAAACTAACCTGAATCTGCCTGACGACGGATGATGTATTGGTCCCAAGAACCGTCGAGTAGGTGACAGGTATGGAGCGAGTGCTAGTGTTGGTAATGCGTTCTTATTTGAACTTGGTGAATTGGCAAATTTGACCGTAATTGGTTCAGTGGCGCCGTCTGGTATTGTCCCATTGAGCTTCTGGATTGCTCGTTCTGCCTCTATCCTCTGGTCAAAACGTATAAAACCTACACCTTTTGACAACCCTGCaatcataaaaatacaaacttaacTCAATACTTTGATAACGAAAAAAGGTTAGAATTCAACGTTCAAATactaatatacaaaaatgtaatacaaGAAGACATCCTGAAGACCTGTTTCATTTTGAGTATATACGTACTGAATATAGCATAATTAGCAACAAAAGCACAGACAGAAACCAAAGTATAAACAGTCACCAAAGTTTCGACAGAGCCCAAAGTTGATTGCAATGAAAGTATGGATAGAAACCAAAGTATAGAAAGCCATCCACTATAAACAGCTACCAAGGTATAAATGGTTATCAAAGAATAAAGAGAAATCAAAATATAGATAGTAACCAAAGTAAAGACAATGATTCTGTGGTAACACTGTCAGGCTATGAAGTCTGGGGTCTAGAGTTTAAGCTCCCCACACCTCCAACTAAAAGTTACTAACATGAGGATGAGTACTATGTATGAGTGCTGTTCACCTGGCATGCTAACCAATGAAGCTTCTGGAATTGTTGTGTTTTCTGTAGcatgcactatcctcccactaaatTACAAACAGTCTTTTGGAAGAGTCATCCACCTTGGTGACAAGTCGTgactataaataaactcattAATGCACACATATAACACAGCAAACAAAGGATGGACAGAAACCAAAGTATAGATAGCCATTAAAGAATAGACAGAAACCAGACAGCAGGTGAAACATCACTGGGAAATGCAAAGGAATGAGCAAAATGTTGCAGTTATCCATGGTTTTGAGCAGCCTAAATATTGACCAACATGCATcagaaatttgaatttgaatgttGCTATGAAAGACATTTAATATGCTATTTATAAAAGGCACATAGCAGAAATTTTCAACATATATACAACCTTGgaattttcttattcaaatgaaGATCTTATAATTATCTTTCCAACCCTGCAAATAGGATGTAATAATGAGAACATTTGGAATCACATTATTGCTTTGATCTGATGCAAACAATTACCAAAAGATCAAAGAAGCTTTTCTGAATTTTTTGTCAATAAACAATCTCATACATTCAAATATATTAGCATACAAATTTTTTTAGATAATCAGATAATATATCAAGTGATTCTCATGGCATTATGACCCTTTTGAAT
The sequence above is a segment of the Mercenaria mercenaria strain notata chromosome 3, MADL_Memer_1, whole genome shotgun sequence genome. Coding sequences within it:
- the LOC123524540 gene encoding ELAV-like protein 3 isoform X1, whose translation is MMSYKKITQPLELSPMDHAVLHHQHASQLHQNGGTTSPASTESQTDDCSKTNLIVNYLPQTMTQEEIKALFSSIGEVESCKLIRDKPTGQSLGYGFVNYKNPSDADKAINTLNGLRLQNKTIKVSLARPSCESIKGANLYISGLPKSLTQLDLEKLFSSCGQIITSRILYDQNTGLSKGVGFIRFDQRIEAERAIQKLNGTIPDGATEPITVKFANSPSSNKNALPTLALAPYLSPTRRFLGPIHHPSSGRFRYSPLESSLLGTSTILPTTPSTQSNAITGAGWCIFVYNLAPETEENVLWQLFGPFGAVQSVKVIRDFQTQKCKGFGFVTMTNYDEALMAIQSLNGFALGNRVLQVSFKTNKMKMM
- the LOC123524540 gene encoding ELAV-like protein 3 isoform X3, whose product is MQITQPLELSPMDHAVLHHQHASQLHQNGGTTSPASTESQTDDCSKTNLIVNYLPQTMTQEEIKALFSSIGEVESCKLIRDKPTGQSLGYGFVNYKNPSDADKAINTLNGLRLQNKTIKVSIARPSCEGIKGANLYICGLPKCLTQPELEKIFSSCGRIITSRILYDSNTGLSKGVGFIRFDQRIEAERAIQKLNGTIPDGATEPITVKFANSPSSNKNALPTLALAPYLSPTRRFLGPIHHPSSGRFRYSPLESSLLGTSTILPTTPSTQSNAITGAGWCIFVYNLAPETEENVLWQLFGPFGAVQSVKVIRDFQTQKCKGFGFVTMTNYDEALMAIQSLNGFALGNRVLQVSFKTNKMKMM
- the LOC123524540 gene encoding ELAV-like protein 3 isoform X4, with the translated sequence MDHAVLHHQHASQLHQNGGTTSPASTESQTDDCSKTNLIVNYLPQTMTQEEIKALFSSIGEVESCKLIRDKPTGQSLGYGFVNYKNPSDADKAINTLNGLRLQNKTIKVSIARPSCEGIKGANLYICGLPKCLTQPELEKIFSSCGRIITSRILYDSNTGLSKGVGFIRFDQRIEAERAIQKLNGTIPDGATEPITVKFANSPSSNKNALPTLALAPYLSPTRRFLGPIHHPSSGRFRYSPLESSLLGTSTILPTTPSTQSNAITGAGWCIFVYNLAPETEENVLWQLFGPFGAVQSVKVIRDFQTQKCKGFGFVTMTNYDEALMAIQSLNGFALGNRVLQVSFKTNKMKMM
- the LOC123524540 gene encoding ELAV-like protein 3 isoform X2, producing the protein MMSYKKITQPLELSPMDHAVLHHQHASQLHQNGGTTSPASTESQTDDCSKTNLIVNYLPQTMTQEEIKALFSSIGEVESCKLIRDKPTGQSLGYGFVNYKNPSDADKAINTLNGLRLQNKTIKVSIARPSCEGIKGANLYICGLPKCLTQPELEKIFSSCGRIITSRILYDSNTGLSKGVGFIRFDQRIEAERAIQKLNGTIPDGATEPITVKFANSPSSNKNALPTLALAPYLSPTRRFLGPIHHPSSGRFRYSPLESSLLGTSTILPTTPSTQSNAITGAGWCIFVYNLAPETEENVLWQLFGPFGAVQSVKVIRDFQTQKCKGFGFVTMTNYDEALMAIQSLNGFALGNRVLQVSFKTNKMKMM